A genomic segment from Idiomarina piscisalsi encodes:
- a CDS encoding acyl-CoA dehydrogenase family protein — protein MNFELTEDQQAFVDTAKAFAEKELAPNAAKWDEEHHFPIEVFRKAGEMGFMGMYTPEEAGGFGMSRLDSALIFEQLAGGCTATTAMMTIHNMVTWMIGSFGQQSVIDQWVPELVTGEKLGSYCLTEPGSGSDAASLRTSAKKDGDEYVLNGSKMFISGAGETDVLVVMARTGEDGPKGISAFAVPADAEGIVYGKAEDKMGWNAQPTRLVTFEDVRIPAENLLGEEGEGFKFAMMGLDGGRINIAVCSVGTAQAALNTAKAYMQERTQFGKPLAAFQALQFKLADMATELVAARQMVRLAASKVDNNDADKTTYCAMAKQFATDVGFKVCNDALQLHGGYGYIKEYPLERHVRDVRVHQILEGTNEVMRMIIGRRMLADNDREIL, from the coding sequence ATGAATTTTGAACTGACAGAAGATCAACAAGCCTTTGTCGATACGGCAAAGGCCTTTGCTGAAAAAGAGCTGGCGCCTAATGCGGCAAAATGGGACGAAGAACACCATTTCCCAATAGAAGTGTTCCGTAAAGCGGGTGAAATGGGCTTTATGGGCATGTACACACCCGAAGAAGCAGGTGGTTTTGGTATGAGCCGACTCGACTCTGCTTTAATTTTTGAGCAACTGGCGGGCGGCTGTACGGCCACCACGGCGATGATGACCATTCACAACATGGTTACCTGGATGATTGGTTCGTTCGGTCAGCAGTCGGTAATCGACCAATGGGTGCCAGAATTGGTGACTGGCGAGAAGCTGGGTTCTTACTGTTTAACCGAGCCAGGCTCAGGTTCAGATGCAGCCAGCTTACGCACTAGTGCGAAAAAAGACGGTGACGAGTACGTTTTGAACGGTTCTAAAATGTTCATCTCTGGTGCGGGTGAGACTGACGTATTAGTCGTTATGGCGCGTACGGGTGAAGACGGTCCTAAAGGTATCTCGGCGTTTGCAGTACCTGCTGATGCAGAAGGTATCGTATACGGTAAAGCGGAAGACAAAATGGGCTGGAACGCTCAACCAACTCGCTTAGTGACGTTTGAAGATGTTCGTATTCCGGCAGAAAACCTGCTGGGTGAAGAAGGCGAAGGCTTTAAATTTGCCATGATGGGTTTAGACGGCGGACGTATTAACATTGCAGTTTGCTCTGTCGGTACCGCACAAGCGGCATTGAATACTGCTAAAGCCTACATGCAGGAGCGTACTCAATTTGGTAAGCCTCTGGCGGCATTTCAGGCATTGCAGTTTAAGTTAGCCGATATGGCTACTGAACTGGTGGCTGCGCGTCAAATGGTACGTTTAGCGGCGAGCAAAGTCGATAACAATGACGCAGATAAAACGACGTACTGTGCGATGGCTAAGCAATTTGCAACCGATGTTGGCTTTAAGGTGTGTAACGACGCACTGCAATTGCACGGTGGTTACGGGTACATCAAAGAATACCCACTTGAGCGCCACGTTCGCGATGTTCGTGTTCACCAGATTCTGGAAGGCACGAACGAAGTGATGCGTATGATCATTGGTCGCCGTATGTTGGCGGATAACGACCGCGAAATCTTGTAA
- a CDS encoding DUF423 domain-containing protein: MSQLFLIAAALLGATGVILGAFAAHGLKSKLTENLLNAFETGVTYQFYHALALMALALWLKQSSSGWLVASGYLWLAGVILFSGSLYALAITGIKWFGPITPLGGLLFIAGWISLLIGAIKLGAVN, encoded by the coding sequence ATGAGTCAGTTATTTTTAATTGCAGCGGCTCTGCTAGGGGCAACGGGAGTCATACTAGGCGCGTTTGCAGCGCATGGCCTTAAGTCCAAGTTGACTGAAAACTTATTGAATGCGTTTGAAACCGGCGTTACGTATCAGTTTTATCACGCGTTGGCGTTAATGGCATTAGCCTTGTGGCTTAAACAATCCTCGTCAGGGTGGTTGGTCGCCAGCGGCTATTTATGGCTTGCTGGTGTTATTTTGTTTTCCGGCAGTTTATACGCGTTAGCGATTACCGGTATTAAATGGTTCGGGCCAATAACGCCGCTCGGTGGTCTATTATTTATAGCGGGCTGGATAAGCTTGCTAATTGGCGCAATAAAGTTAGGAGCAGTGAATTAA
- a CDS encoding alpha/beta fold hydrolase encodes MMRYQRQNPEGTIRVVFLHGSGGGPDTAFMNYFADQCVALGAEVIRPDFPYWEKVRETGKPRPPNRMPILVDAVETLLNDLQQDNKPLVLMGKSLGSRVMLRVANSFDAKAAIALGFPFHPPQKPENSRLEELAMSTAPGLILQGTRDPFSKPLMKKKEQGECVTLPDNWALHWLEGADHSFEATKAKSADTPVIWQQAATAIKEFIQ; translated from the coding sequence ATGATGCGTTATCAGCGGCAAAACCCAGAGGGCACAATCCGGGTTGTGTTTTTACATGGCTCCGGCGGTGGTCCCGATACTGCGTTTATGAATTACTTTGCGGATCAGTGTGTAGCGCTTGGTGCCGAGGTTATACGACCTGACTTTCCATATTGGGAAAAAGTGCGGGAAACAGGAAAGCCCAGACCGCCAAACAGAATGCCGATATTAGTTGATGCGGTGGAAACGCTATTAAATGACTTGCAGCAAGACAATAAGCCTTTGGTGTTAATGGGCAAATCGCTGGGCAGTCGAGTCATGTTGCGGGTTGCTAATTCGTTCGACGCTAAGGCGGCTATTGCGTTAGGTTTTCCGTTCCATCCGCCACAAAAGCCTGAAAATTCGCGTCTGGAAGAGTTAGCAATGAGTACAGCGCCTGGCCTCATTCTGCAGGGAACGCGCGATCCCTTTAGCAAGCCTTTAATGAAGAAGAAAGAGCAAGGTGAATGTGTCACTTTGCCTGACAACTGGGCTCTGCATTGGCTGGAAGGGGCTGATCACAGCTTTGAAGCAACGAAAGCGAAATCGGCAGACACACCTGTAATTTGGCAGCAGGCGGCAACAGCAATTAAGGAGTTTATTCAATGA
- a CDS encoding CoA-acylating methylmalonate-semialdehyde dehydrogenase, which produces MSKKVPLYIDGEFVASKSEQWIPVTNPATQEVIAEAPVATQSEMEAAVESAREAFKTWKEVPVSERARVMMRYQALLKEHQEEIAEILAQETGKTFEDAKGDVWRGIEVVEHAANIPSLLMGETVENVARKIDSYSYTQPLGVCAGITPFNFPAMIPLWMFPLAIACGNTFILKPSEQDPLTPTRLVELFEEAGAPKGVLQVLHGNKEQVDFLLDHPDVRALSFVGSVPVAEYIYRRGTENGKRVQAFAGAKNHCVIMPDANKQQVINNLVGSSVGAAGQRCMAISVAVFVGAAKEWIPEVAEAIAKVRPGAWNDENAAYGPVISPQAKERVEALITQGEKEGATLLVDGRNCKVDGLPNGNWVGPTVFSNVTPDMEVYKTEIFGPVLCATEVDSLEDALELVNNNPYGNGTSIFTASGAAARKYQHEVEVGQVGINIPIPVPLPFFSFTGWKRSFFGDLHAYGKQAVRFYSETKTVTARWFESDIDEVAGPNMSINLR; this is translated from the coding sequence ATGTCTAAGAAAGTGCCTCTGTACATAGATGGCGAATTTGTCGCCTCGAAGTCGGAACAGTGGATTCCTGTCACCAATCCAGCGACACAGGAAGTTATCGCCGAAGCGCCCGTTGCTACTCAAAGCGAGATGGAAGCGGCGGTTGAGAGTGCGCGCGAAGCGTTTAAAACCTGGAAAGAAGTCCCTGTATCAGAGCGTGCTCGCGTAATGATGCGCTATCAGGCGCTGCTTAAAGAGCATCAGGAAGAAATTGCGGAAATTCTGGCTCAGGAAACCGGCAAGACATTTGAAGATGCGAAAGGCGATGTCTGGCGTGGTATTGAAGTGGTTGAACACGCAGCGAATATTCCGTCACTGCTGATGGGCGAAACCGTAGAAAACGTTGCTCGTAAAATTGACTCATACAGCTACACACAGCCGTTAGGCGTTTGCGCGGGGATTACACCGTTTAACTTCCCGGCAATGATTCCGCTTTGGATGTTCCCGTTGGCAATTGCCTGTGGTAATACCTTTATTCTTAAGCCGTCTGAGCAAGATCCTTTAACACCAACGCGTTTGGTTGAATTGTTTGAAGAAGCGGGCGCACCAAAAGGTGTTCTGCAAGTTCTACATGGTAACAAAGAGCAAGTTGACTTCTTACTTGACCACCCTGACGTTCGTGCATTGTCATTTGTGGGCTCAGTACCGGTAGCTGAGTACATTTACCGCCGGGGTACGGAAAACGGTAAACGTGTTCAGGCGTTTGCCGGTGCGAAAAACCACTGCGTTATTATGCCGGACGCAAACAAACAGCAAGTGATCAATAACTTGGTTGGTTCGTCGGTTGGCGCCGCCGGTCAGCGTTGTATGGCTATTTCTGTCGCTGTATTTGTTGGCGCAGCGAAAGAGTGGATTCCGGAAGTGGCTGAAGCTATTGCTAAAGTTCGCCCGGGTGCCTGGAACGATGAAAACGCCGCTTATGGCCCAGTCATTAGCCCACAAGCAAAAGAGCGCGTTGAAGCGTTAATTACTCAGGGTGAAAAAGAAGGCGCGACGCTTTTAGTCGACGGACGTAACTGTAAAGTTGACGGTTTACCAAACGGTAATTGGGTCGGCCCGACTGTGTTTTCTAATGTCACACCTGATATGGAAGTCTATAAAACGGAGATTTTCGGTCCGGTATTATGTGCGACTGAAGTCGACAGCCTGGAAGACGCGTTAGAATTGGTTAATAACAACCCTTACGGTAATGGTACATCTATCTTTACGGCCAGCGGTGCGGCTGCTCGTAAATATCAGCACGAAGTTGAAGTGGGTCAGGTCGGTATTAACATTCCAATTCCGGTACCTCTACCATTCTTCTCGTTTACTGGCTGGAAGCGTTCATTCTTCGGTGATCTCCACGCTTATGGCAAACAAGCGGTGCGCTTCTACAGCGAAACGAAGACTGTGACGGCGCGCTGGTTCGAGAGCGACATTGATGAAGTCGCGGGTCCAAATATGTCGATTAACCTTAGGTAG
- a CDS encoding isocitrate dehydrogenase, whose translation MSKTITVIPGDGIGPDIVKSATAILDKAGCDFEYEYVDAGLTALEKTGELLPQNTLDAIARNGVTLKGPLTTPVGEGFTSINVSLRKHFGLYANMRPVLSFKGTQARYDNIDIITIRENTEGMYSGLGQKVSEDGNEAEAVSKITREGAERIVRFAYETARREGRKKVTAVHKANILKSTSGLFLKVAREIAEEYPDIESAEMIVDAACMRLVMNPEEFDVIVTTNLFGDILSDLCAGLVGGLGMAPGANIGKDCAIFEAVHGSAPDIAGKNLANPSSVILASIQMLEYLGMADKAEKITKALADVIESGDRTTRDLGGSHGTTDFTQAVIDRL comes from the coding sequence ATGAGCAAGACAATCACAGTTATTCCAGGCGACGGTATTGGTCCCGACATTGTAAAATCGGCGACAGCCATTCTTGATAAAGCAGGTTGCGATTTTGAATACGAATATGTAGATGCTGGCTTAACCGCTTTAGAAAAAACTGGTGAGCTTTTGCCTCAGAATACGCTTGATGCCATAGCTCGTAACGGTGTTACTTTAAAAGGTCCCCTTACAACGCCAGTAGGGGAAGGTTTTACCTCTATTAACGTTAGCTTGCGCAAACACTTCGGACTGTATGCAAATATGCGCCCTGTTTTGTCATTTAAAGGCACCCAAGCTCGCTACGACAACATTGATATCATCACTATTCGTGAAAACACCGAAGGTATGTATTCAGGCCTGGGTCAAAAAGTCTCAGAAGACGGCAACGAAGCCGAAGCCGTCAGCAAAATTACTCGCGAAGGCGCTGAGCGTATCGTACGTTTTGCCTACGAAACCGCACGTCGCGAAGGTCGCAAAAAAGTAACGGCAGTGCATAAAGCGAATATCTTGAAGTCAACGTCGGGTTTATTCCTGAAAGTGGCTCGCGAAATTGCAGAAGAGTACCCGGATATTGAATCCGCCGAGATGATTGTCGATGCGGCATGTATGCGCCTAGTCATGAACCCGGAAGAGTTCGACGTTATTGTTACCACCAACCTGTTTGGCGACATACTATCCGACCTTTGCGCAGGCTTAGTCGGTGGTTTGGGGATGGCGCCAGGCGCTAACATCGGTAAAGACTGCGCTATTTTTGAAGCCGTACACGGATCCGCGCCAGATATTGCAGGCAAAAACCTGGCCAATCCAAGCTCTGTTATTCTGGCTTCTATTCAAATGCTGGAGTATTTGGGGATGGCTGACAAAGCTGAGAAAATTACCAAGGCTTTGGCTGATGTTATTGAGTCTGGCGACCGCACCACGCGTGATCTCGGAGGCTCGCACGGTACGACGGACTTTACCCAAGCCGTTATTGATCGCCTTTAA
- the rlmM gene encoding 23S rRNA (cytidine(2498)-2'-O)-methyltransferase RlmM — protein sequence MSGIILLCRAGFEGDCAAEIQDKATELGIYGYCQTQPNQAYVTYNCQAEEAEHIARKLPLKDLVFAREMFALLSPVKLAGIEDRASEVIKALEPHRETFGLAGELRVETPDTNEANQLSKFCRKFSVPLRQALRKEELLSNKPLAKRPLLHVLFVNSAHALVGYSYSYNQTPYDGGILRLRMPKDGPSRSTLKLDEAFQVFVPENEQEKRIQPGMKAVDLGAAPGGWTYQLVRRGMMVQAVDNGPMADSLMETGQVQHIKEDGFKFRPKRKNIHWLVCDMVEKPARVGELMTSWLLEGDCQEAIFNLKLPMRQRYAAVKEYLDQIKDQLQTEGTKPFEIQAKHLYHDREEVTVHLRWLPKQ from the coding sequence ATGAGCGGAATTATTTTATTGTGTCGCGCTGGTTTTGAAGGCGACTGTGCAGCAGAAATACAAGACAAAGCAACAGAACTTGGTATTTACGGTTATTGCCAGACACAGCCGAACCAGGCCTATGTCACTTATAACTGTCAGGCTGAAGAAGCGGAGCACATTGCGCGCAAACTGCCATTAAAGGACTTGGTGTTTGCCCGCGAAATGTTTGCGTTGTTAAGTCCGGTTAAACTGGCAGGTATTGAAGATCGCGCCAGTGAGGTCATAAAAGCGCTAGAGCCACACAGGGAAACCTTTGGTCTAGCTGGTGAGCTGCGGGTTGAAACGCCTGATACGAATGAAGCCAATCAGCTGTCGAAGTTTTGTCGTAAGTTTAGTGTTCCGCTTCGTCAGGCGTTGCGTAAAGAAGAGCTATTAAGCAATAAGCCTTTGGCAAAACGCCCTTTACTGCACGTGCTTTTTGTTAATTCTGCGCATGCCTTGGTTGGTTATTCTTATAGCTATAACCAGACCCCTTATGACGGTGGTATTTTACGTTTAAGAATGCCAAAGGACGGACCGAGCCGTTCAACGTTGAAGCTTGATGAAGCCTTTCAGGTTTTTGTGCCCGAAAATGAGCAGGAAAAACGTATCCAGCCCGGTATGAAAGCCGTTGATTTAGGGGCCGCGCCGGGGGGCTGGACCTATCAGCTGGTGCGTCGCGGCATGATGGTACAAGCGGTTGATAATGGTCCTATGGCTGACTCGTTAATGGAAACCGGGCAGGTTCAGCATATAAAAGAAGATGGCTTTAAGTTTCGCCCTAAGCGCAAAAATATTCACTGGCTTGTCTGCGATATGGTGGAAAAGCCTGCGAGAGTCGGCGAATTGATGACGAGCTGGTTGTTAGAAGGTGACTGTCAGGAAGCGATTTTTAACCTGAAGCTACCCATGCGTCAGCGCTACGCTGCCGTAAAAGAGTATTTGGATCAGATAAAAGATCAGCTACAAACAGAAGGCACGAAGCCTTTCGAAATTCAGGCGAAACACCTGTATCACGACCGTGAAGAAGTCACGGTACACTTACGTTGGTTGCCAAAGCAGTAA
- a CDS encoding SDR family oxidoreductase, translating to MQIKDSVIVITGGAQGLGLAMAEDFAKQGAQLALIDINGDVLGDAQEHCEKLGAAKVVGYEVDITDEESVETVFEQIQQEFNGIDVLVNNAGLLRDGLLIKYKDGELKQKMPLQQFQSVLDVNLTGTFLCGREAAAQMVKAGKKGVIINISSVARAGNMGQTNYSATKAGVVAMTVTWARELGRYGIRCGAIAPGFIETPMTAQMKPEAVERALSMVPLKRWGQPNEIAHSARYIIENDFFSGRVVEIDGGVRL from the coding sequence ATGCAAATTAAAGACAGTGTGATTGTAATTACCGGTGGCGCTCAGGGATTGGGTCTTGCAATGGCAGAAGACTTTGCCAAGCAGGGCGCTCAATTAGCGCTTATCGATATTAATGGCGACGTTCTGGGCGATGCTCAGGAGCATTGTGAGAAGTTAGGCGCGGCTAAGGTTGTCGGCTATGAGGTTGATATTACCGACGAAGAATCGGTAGAAACCGTTTTTGAACAAATTCAGCAAGAGTTTAATGGCATTGATGTATTAGTTAATAACGCCGGCTTGCTGCGTGATGGTTTATTGATTAAATACAAAGATGGCGAACTCAAGCAGAAAATGCCACTGCAACAGTTCCAGTCCGTGTTAGACGTGAACTTAACAGGTACGTTCTTATGCGGTCGTGAAGCAGCGGCGCAAATGGTTAAAGCCGGTAAAAAAGGCGTCATTATTAACATTTCAAGTGTTGCTCGCGCAGGTAATATGGGGCAAACCAATTACTCTGCAACGAAAGCGGGCGTAGTCGCTATGACCGTTACCTGGGCGCGTGAATTGGGTCGCTATGGTATTCGTTGTGGTGCTATTGCTCCAGGCTTTATTGAAACGCCAATGACCGCTCAAATGAAGCCGGAAGCGGTTGAACGCGCGTTGTCTATGGTGCCGTTAAAGCGCTGGGGACAGCCTAATGAAATCGCGCACAGCGCACGTTACATTATTGAAAACGACTTTTTCAGCGGCCGTGTCGTTGAAATTGATGGCGGCGTTCGACTGTAA
- a CDS encoding enoyl-CoA hydratase/isomerase family protein: protein MQDVVIFEELNAGDKVIGVATLNSEKSLNALSLAMAEKLLPQLKKWAEDDKVACVWLQGAGEKAFCAGGDIVAMYKAMQAEPGKLVEEVENFFTQEYQLDYFIQTFPKPFICWGDGIVMGGGMGLMNGASHRIVTERSLLAMPEVTIGLYPDVGATYFLNRMPEGCGLFLGITGATMNANDALYLNLADHFVGHDSKEAILTALKETEWGDTAALNKQKVTDLLSSIASSDTTALPAPQVEPHQSLISELTSGNDIGDIVERIVNDETDDKWLARARKNLANGCPFTSHLVWNQLQQGSDLSLADCFRLELTLSCNCAVRGDFAEGIRALLIDKDKNPQWQHSSVADVPAEEVDAFFLPPWGDRTHPLADLDK, encoded by the coding sequence ATGCAAGACGTAGTAATTTTTGAAGAACTGAACGCCGGTGACAAAGTCATCGGCGTTGCTACATTAAATTCCGAGAAATCGCTCAATGCGCTGAGTTTGGCAATGGCTGAAAAGCTGCTACCACAACTCAAAAAGTGGGCAGAAGACGACAAAGTGGCTTGTGTCTGGTTACAGGGTGCTGGCGAAAAAGCATTCTGTGCCGGTGGTGACATTGTCGCTATGTATAAAGCTATGCAGGCAGAGCCTGGTAAACTGGTGGAGGAAGTGGAAAACTTCTTCACTCAGGAATATCAGTTGGATTACTTTATCCAGACATTCCCGAAGCCCTTCATTTGCTGGGGTGACGGTATTGTCATGGGCGGTGGTATGGGCTTAATGAACGGGGCCAGCCATCGTATTGTGACTGAGCGCTCGTTACTGGCCATGCCGGAAGTGACGATTGGCTTATACCCTGATGTTGGCGCAACCTATTTCTTGAATCGCATGCCTGAAGGCTGCGGGCTCTTTCTTGGAATTACTGGTGCCACAATGAATGCCAATGATGCACTTTACTTAAACCTGGCCGACCACTTTGTGGGGCACGACAGTAAAGAAGCTATTTTGACGGCATTAAAAGAGACTGAGTGGGGCGATACTGCGGCTCTTAACAAACAAAAAGTGACTGACTTATTAAGCTCAATTGCAAGCAGTGACACGACCGCATTACCGGCTCCTCAAGTCGAGCCGCACCAGTCGCTAATTTCGGAGTTAACATCAGGCAATGACATTGGCGATATTGTTGAGCGTATTGTAAATGATGAGACTGACGACAAATGGTTAGCGAGAGCGCGTAAAAACTTAGCGAATGGCTGTCCGTTCACCTCTCACTTAGTCTGGAATCAGTTGCAACAAGGCTCAGATTTGTCGTTAGCGGATTGCTTTCGTTTAGAGTTAACTCTGTCCTGTAATTGCGCGGTTCGCGGTGACTTTGCTGAAGGCATTCGAGCTTTGCTGATTGATAAAGACAAGAATCCACAATGGCAGCATAGCTCGGTAGCGGACGTACCCGCAGAAGAGGTTGATGCATTCTTTTTACCTCCATGGGGTGACAGAACGCATCCGCTGGCTGATCTTGATAAATAA
- a CDS encoding DUF3192 domain-containing protein — MKNKVFVILAIGAISYLAIVGLVLMLYQADPADLKWQERETYNARQIGQLDLGMSKDSVIRVLGSPDINEAKSSEEGDMQVLFYRTHHVTSDGITTKDECTPLVFKNNELIAWGNDSYRDFQNTQRRQ; from the coding sequence GTTTTTGTCATTTTAGCCATTGGAGCTATAAGCTACCTGGCGATAGTCGGATTAGTCCTGATGCTTTATCAGGCTGATCCGGCCGATCTTAAATGGCAGGAACGCGAAACTTATAACGCACGTCAAATCGGTCAACTCGATTTAGGCATGTCAAAAGACAGTGTCATTCGCGTGCTTGGCTCCCCTGATATTAACGAAGCCAAGTCGTCTGAAGAAGGTGACATGCAGGTTCTATTTTATCGAACGCATCATGTCACATCGGATGGCATTACCACCAAAGACGAATGCACTCCTCTGGTTTTTAAAAACAATGAGTTAATTGCCTGGGGCAATGACTCGTACAGAGACTTCCAAAATACACAGAGGCGGCAATGA
- a CDS encoding transcriptional regulator GcvA yields MRKLPPLNALKSFEVAARHLSFTKAAEELFVTQAAVSHQVKALEDFLELKLFIRRNRSLLLTEEGQEYYLELRDIFEQLAQATDKLRLVSERGALTVSVPPSFAILWFVPRLSSFREAHPDMDIRIKAVDEISGSLTDDVDVAIYYGDGRWPGVKAYQLHEEYLWPVCSPLLLNKADIKEPADLFKQTLLHDETRNAWKDWFQLVGLPQYKGDNGPVFSHSSLALQAAVHGQGVALANNVLVKPEIDSGHLVRIFPQALQRNKAFYLVCRDNQAEIGKIATFRQWLLDIVQQEEREFKE; encoded by the coding sequence ATGCGCAAATTACCTCCCTTAAATGCACTGAAATCCTTTGAAGTGGCCGCGCGTCATCTTAGCTTTACTAAGGCTGCAGAAGAACTATTCGTCACCCAGGCGGCAGTAAGTCATCAGGTTAAAGCACTAGAAGACTTTCTTGAGCTTAAGCTGTTTATTCGCCGGAATCGCTCGTTATTATTGACTGAAGAAGGGCAGGAGTACTATCTGGAACTCCGTGATATTTTTGAACAATTGGCGCAAGCTACGGATAAGCTACGTCTGGTATCAGAGCGCGGTGCGCTCACCGTCTCGGTGCCTCCCAGCTTTGCCATTTTATGGTTTGTTCCACGGCTAAGCAGTTTTCGGGAAGCTCACCCGGATATGGATATTCGTATTAAGGCGGTGGATGAAATTAGTGGCTCTCTCACTGATGACGTTGATGTCGCTATTTATTATGGGGACGGACGTTGGCCAGGCGTAAAAGCGTATCAGCTGCATGAAGAATACTTATGGCCGGTGTGTTCACCGTTATTGCTGAATAAAGCCGATATAAAAGAGCCTGCAGATTTATTCAAACAGACACTACTGCATGATGAAACACGTAATGCCTGGAAAGATTGGTTTCAGTTGGTTGGCTTGCCTCAGTATAAGGGCGATAACGGCCCAGTATTCAGCCATTCAAGTTTGGCATTACAAGCGGCGGTGCACGGGCAGGGCGTTGCATTAGCCAATAACGTATTAGTGAAACCTGAAATTGATAGTGGTCATTTGGTGAGAATATTCCCGCAGGCCTTACAGCGGAATAAAGCCTTTTATTTGGTTTGCCGTGACAACCAGGCCGAAATCGGTAAAATCGCGACCTTTCGACAGTGGTTGCTCGATATTGTGCAGCAGGAAGAGCGAGAGTTTAAGGAATGA
- the mmsB gene encoding 3-hydroxyisobutyrate dehydrogenase codes for MATVGFIGLGNMGGPMASNLAKAGHKVKAFDLSEEALKAVVADGAQAAKTAEEAIDGAEFVVSMLPADRHVKGVYLGDNGLINKLSKEQLVIDCSTISSDTAMYVGEELEKAGIAFIDAPVSGGVGGAKAGTLTFICGGTETNVDRARTVLNDMGKNVFRAGDVGAGQIAKICNNMLLSVLMVGTSEALQLGKANGLDPKVLSEIMLASSGRNWTLEVYNPCPGVMENVPSSNDYQGGFLVDLMAKDLGLAQQTALESGAATPMGSLTRNLYHSWSEQGHGRQDFSSIFNYVAPKSQK; via the coding sequence ATGGCAACCGTAGGATTTATTGGTCTGGGTAACATGGGTGGCCCAATGGCCAGCAATTTGGCAAAAGCAGGCCACAAAGTTAAAGCGTTTGATTTGTCAGAAGAGGCGTTAAAAGCCGTTGTTGCAGATGGTGCGCAAGCTGCAAAAACCGCTGAAGAAGCTATCGACGGCGCTGAGTTTGTGGTTTCAATGTTACCGGCAGACCGCCACGTTAAAGGTGTTTATTTAGGTGACAATGGACTTATTAACAAACTGTCGAAAGAGCAGTTAGTTATCGACTGTAGCACCATATCTTCAGATACGGCGATGTATGTCGGTGAGGAGCTTGAGAAAGCGGGAATTGCTTTTATTGATGCACCGGTATCCGGTGGCGTTGGCGGTGCAAAAGCAGGTACGTTAACCTTCATTTGTGGTGGTACAGAGACAAATGTTGACCGCGCACGAACTGTGCTGAATGACATGGGTAAAAACGTGTTTCGCGCCGGCGATGTGGGTGCAGGGCAAATTGCCAAAATCTGCAACAACATGCTGTTATCGGTATTAATGGTAGGCACATCAGAAGCACTGCAGTTAGGCAAGGCGAACGGGCTTGACCCGAAGGTGCTGTCTGAAATTATGTTAGCAAGCTCGGGTCGTAACTGGACATTAGAGGTGTACAACCCATGTCCGGGCGTTATGGAAAACGTACCGTCAAGCAACGACTATCAGGGCGGCTTTCTGGTCGACCTAATGGCGAAAGACTTAGGCTTAGCACAGCAAACCGCATTAGAAAGTGGGGCGGCGACGCCAATGGGATCATTGACACGTAACCTTTACCACAGTTGGTCTGAACAAGGTCATGGTCGTCAGGACTTTTCCAGTATTTTTAACTATGTGGCGCCTAAGTCACAGAAGTAA